The Anopheles coluzzii chromosome 2, AcolN3, whole genome shotgun sequence genome window below encodes:
- the LOC120953536 gene encoding uncharacterized protein LOC120953536, translating to MSPTADNKLNIFNGIPIRCTVFPRNPTLLPWDSLPASFREVHYVQQSVRASNGSGGLDGMLLGNLAVALNFTAETMDASDGQEYGYRLKNHTFVGSLGDLLQYRTDVSFNVRFMKYYDTHGIEFLHPIYSDQLCILSPKSLEIPQWLAIFLCFHPYVWTSFVVVGFAGGYCWYLLKRWTLRKVSRYRQHLLKGDRAQYTVLSIEMWLVLLGASSTYLPVRMIERTLLVAFLIANVIISGTFQGTLTTAFSTKSYYKDLNTLAALDKSELPIATSSRSLLDIFGNDSLSPLYQSLKGKLQILNESARHRAAFQRDVCCIERHSDVHLIINTEYIRPNGQPMLHVVDECPRVYSLAYIVRKGWPFAPLFNAAIYRFVESGLCMKWYEDTETALILQKRIRQLREQEEEPALRKLTMIDMQTSFYIMGLGMLLSFSVFIVETFVGRGLNCSQL from the exons ATGAGTCCTACCGCTGACAATAAGCTAAACATCTTTAATGGCATACCGATACGCTGTACGGTATTTCCACGGAATCCAACACTCTTACCATGGGACAGTCTGCCCGCGTCATTCCGTGAGGTGCATTACGTACAGCAGTCCGTCCGAGCCTCCAATGGGTCGGGTGGGCTGGACGGGATGTTGTTGGGCAATTTGGCAGTGGCGCTGAATTTTACTGCCGAAACGATGGACGCCTCGGATGGGCAGGAATATGGCTATCGGTTGAAGAATCATACCTTTGTTGGATCATTAGGCGATCTGCTGCAGTACCGGACGGATGTATCATTTAACGTTCGCTTCATGAAGTACTACGATACTCACGGAATCGAGTTTTTGCACCCAATATACTCTGACCAGCTGTGCATCCTGTCTCCAAAATCGTTGGAAATTCCGCAATGGTTGGCcatttttctctgttttcatCCGTACGTTTGGACGTCGTTTGTAGTGGTTGGATTTGCCGGCGGTTACTGTTGGTACCTGCTGAAGCGCTGGACCTTGCGCAAAGTGAGTCGCTATAGACAGCATTTGCTGAAAGGGGATCGGGCCCAATACACTGTACTATCGATCGAGATGTGGCTGGTACTGCTCGGTGCAAGCTCTACCTATTTGCCAGTGCGGATGATCGAAAGGACACTTCTAGTCGCATTCCTGATAGCCAACGTTATTATCTCCGGAACATTCCAG GGCACCTTAACTACAGCGTTCAGCACGAAATCGTACTACAAAGATCTGAACACGCTGGCAGCACTGGACAAGTCGGAATTGCCAATCGCCACCTCCTCCCGCTCGCTGCTCGACATATTCGGTAACGATTCGCTCAGCCCATTGTACCAGTCGCTGAAGGGGAAGCTTCAAATCTTGAACGAATCCGCCCGACATCGGGCTGCGTTTCAGCGGGATGTGTGCTGCATCGAGCGTCATTCGGACGTGCATCTGATCATTAACACGGAATACATTCGACCAAACGGACAGCCGATGCTGCACGTCGTTGATGAATGTCCACGAGTGTACTCGCTGGCGTACATTGTTCGAAAAGGGTGGCCATTCGCACCACTGTTCAATGCCGCCATATATCGGTTCGTGGAGTCGGGTCTGTGCATGAAATGGTACGAAGACACCGAGACGGCACTGATCCTGCAGAAGCGCATCAGACAGCTGAGGGAGCAGGAGGAAGAACCGGCACTTCGAAAGCTCACCATGATCGATATGCAAACATCCTTCTACATCATGGGTCTGGGAATGTTGCTCAGCTTTAGCGTATTTATCGTGGAAACGTTTGTCGGAAGAGGCCTTAATTGTAGCCAACTCTAG